From the Paenibacillus sp. MMS20-IR301 genome, the window TCTTCACTGTGCCGGGCCGGTTCGAGAGCGACGCTGTTCCGGGTCATGTAGGCATTTATATCGGCGGCGGAAAATTTATTCATACCTGGGGGGATCCCGGAGTGCAGATCAGTGAGCTGGACAGCGGCTACTGGAGCAATGTAATCATTCACATGCAGCGGGTGCTCTAATCCTGCCGGCGTACCGGCACATGACATATAACCCAGAGAAGGCAAGGAAGACGGCGGCTTCTATGAAGCACAGGCTTCCCTGCCTTTTTGTCGGTTTTCAAGGTTGGTCCATCGGATTACTCCCAGTTCCTGCTGCGCCCGCTTATACGGACAACAAGCTTCACCAGTTCTACCAGAATCACGATTGCCAGAGCAGCTCCGCAGACTATTCCCCATTGCAATCCGCTCAGATGCTGCACACCGAACCACCCGTTTAGCCCCGGAATAATTATAACCAGCACCAGCAGCAGTCCCGAGATCACCGACGCCCCCAGCATGAAGCGGTTGCTGAACAAGCCAATCTGAAACAGCGATTTCGTATTCGACCTTACATTGAATGCGTGGGTAATCTGCAGCAGCCCGAGCGTGGCGAACGCCATTGTGACGGCAACGCCCTCATCATAATGGGTATGGGCCCAGTAAAAGACCAGCAGTGTCAGTGCCGCCTCCAGCAATCCTTGATAGATGATGGAAATCCCCACACCACCGGCAAAAATACTGCTGCCCGACTGACGCGGCTTCTTCGACATCACATCACGGTCCGCTTTCTCCAGCCCCAGCGCAAGCGCAGGCAGCGTATCCGTAACCAGATTGATCCAGAGAATATGAATCGGCTCCAGAATCCGCCAGCCGACCAGCGTGGCAATGAAGAGCGTAAGGACCTCCCCGAGATTGGCCGACAGCAGAAATTGGATCGCTTTGCGGATATTGCTGTATACCTTCCGGCCTTCCTCGACAGCGACCACGATTGTAGTGAAATTATCGTCCGCGAGCACCATATCGGATACCCCTTTGGCGACATCTGTACCTGTAATGCCCATCCCGACGCCAATATCCGCCGATTTCAGGGCAGGCGCATCATTGACCCCGTCACCCGTCATGGCGACAATTTTCCCCTTTTGCCTCCAGGCTTTAACGATCCGCACCTTATGCTCTGGCGAAACCCGGGCATACACGGAATAATCAGCCACTCTCGCGGCAAAATCCTCCTCACTGATTCCATCCAGCTCACTCCCGGTCAACACCGCCTTGTCATCCTCGATGATGCCAAGCCGTGTGGCAATCGCGGCAGCCGTGTCCCGGTGATCGCCTGTAATCATTACCGGTCGGATCCCCGCCCGCCTGCATACCGCAACCGCATCCCGGACCTCTTCGCGCGGCGGATCTATCATGCCGCTCAGGCCAATGAAGACCAGCTTCTGCTCTGTCGCATCCGGCGAAGGCTCCGCAGGCTGCTGCTCATGATCGCGGTAGGCAAAAGCCAGCACCCGCAGCGCTTCATCAGCCATTCCTTTATTGCTAGCCGTGATGCTGCGGATATGCTCCTCTGTCAAAGGAATGATCTCACCATGTATACTGATGTGGCTGCATCTCGAGACCAGCACATCCGGTGCACCTTTGGTCAATACACGGAATATACCGTTTTCCAGCCGATGGATGGTCGTCATCAGCTTGCGGTCCGAATCAAACGGCAGCTCATCCACGCGCGGATACCGCTTTTCCAGCTCCCGCTTATCCATTCCGATGCTGAGCGCATAATCGACAAGCGCGGTTTCAGTAGGATCGCCAATAATAGCTTTACCGCTGCGCGTCGCCCCGCCTGACCCCGGCCCCGCCTCAGTCGCGGCTCCTTTAGCACCGTCAGTCCCTTTCCCTTCGTCAATACTGGAATCATTACACAGCGTCATCGCCTGCAGCAGCAGCCCGCCGTCCGGTGTCTCATTAAGCTTGCTGTCCGCTTCCACAATCTCTCCGTCCACATACAGCTTCTCGACAGTCATCTTGTTCAGCGTCAGAGTTCCCGTCTTATCGGAGCAGATAATTTCAGTACTGCCCAGCGTTTCTACCGCCGGAAGCTTGCGGATGATCGCCTTCCGCTTTGCCATCCGCTGCACGCCAAGGGCCAGAATAATGGTGACAATCGCAGGCAGACCCTCTGGAATAGCTGCTACGGCGAGCGAGATTGAGGTTAGAAGCATATCCAGCAGCTCTCTGCCCTCCAGCCAGCCGATGACGAAGATGACCACGCATACGCCAAGGATGATAAATGTAAAATATTTTCCCAGCTCATCCAGCTTTTTTTGCAGCGGGGTAACTTCATTCTCAGCCTCCGAGATGAATCCGGCAATCCGGCCCACTTCTGTATTCATCCCCGTAGCCGTGACCACACCAACACCCCGTCCGTAGGTTACACTGCTGCTCATGTAAGCCATGTTCGTCCGGTCACCGATGACCAGATCACTGCCCTCCAGCGCCTGGGAACGCTTCTCTGAAGGCAGAGACTCCCCGGTTAATGCAGCTTCCTCAGTCTTCAGGGACGCAGCCTCCAGCAGACGGAGATCGGCAGGCACCACATTGCCGGCTTCCAGGAGCACAATGTCACCAGGCACCAGCTCCTCGCTTTTGATCTCAGTCACCTGAGCGCCCCGCCGGACTCTGGCTTGCGGAGACGACATGCTTTTGAGCGCTTCCAGTGCCTGCTCCGCTTTATTCTCCTGAATGACTCCAAGCACTGCATTCAGGACCACTACGAGCAGAATTATTACAGTATCTGTCCACTCCCCGAGTATTCCCGACAGCACAGCTGCCACAAGCAGAATAAAAATCATTACGTTCTTGAACTGCTCAATAAATTTGGCCAGCAATGATTTGGGCTTCACTTCCTGCAGCATGTTCTTGCCGTACCGCTCCAGCAAGCGCGCCGCTTCTTCCGCCGACAGCCCCTCCTCCCGGCTCTCCAGCCGTCTCAGTACCTCTGCCGGCTCCAGCGTGTGATACGGTTTATTGTCCTGGCTCTTTCCTTTGGCAGCATCCGATTTCAAGCCATCAGCTCCTTCAATGATCTATTTAGAGCAGTTAACCCTTCTATGGAGTTTTACCCAAAAATAGCCGGAGAATGCTGAAATATTATGTATATTTATATAGTCCCCGCCCGTACAAATCCCTTGAACCGGGTTCCCTGATAGGACAGCTGTCCCCTGTCACCTTCAACAATCTGTGCAAAAGCCTTAGCCTTCACCTCCAGCTCCATCCGGGTGCCGTCGTGAAATTCAAATGTGACGTAATAGCTGGTATTGGCCTGTGCATGCCCTCTTCCGCCCCAGACCTCTATCCGCTTGGTCACTGCAGTCACCAGTCTGGACTGGAGAGGACTGGCATTATTAGTCATCCAGGTCTTCATTGCCTTTACAATCGTATATGCAATGTAACCGGTTATCAGCAGCAGCACCAGCTTTAACAGAATAGGCCCTTCAAAAAAGAAGCCGCGCGAACTGCTCAATATAGCAGAATTCATCAAAACGTCAAAATTGCCCTCTGGATGCAAATTATCCGCTCCTTTGCCAAAAATAAATATAAAAAGCTCATTTTACTTAGAAATACGCTGATTTTCAACGCCGGTTTCGTTTTTTGGCCTTTATTCCTCACCAAAAACAGCGGCAGAAATTTGGTCCTGCTAAGAATCATATGTTATGCTTTAACTACAATATACAGGAAGGAGGTGTTCTTATGATGAGTTATCTGGAAAGATTGTCTCTCCCCAGACTGCTGAAGGCCGCTTTTATTCCAGTGCTTCTTCTGACCTTCCTGGCTGTTTCCTCCCAGTTGCTTCACGAACAGGAGCCGGAGGCGCAGCAGGCCAGTCTGGAACGGTATGAACATAAAATGGCACAGCCGGCCCGTACCCACAGCAGCCAGATTCACTACATTCCTTCTGTGCGGCAGGCTCATCCCGAGAACATTCTGGCACTTTGGCCGGAAGCGTCCGCGCCTCTGCTCTGTATTTCAGTTTTTTCCGTTATTTATATCATCCTGAAGCGGCTGCTGCTGTATCCGCTTAAATATAATTCGCATTTCATTCGGATGTAAGGTCTGATGTCACATACCTGATCAGGCCCCCCAAGACCTATACACTGGAGGCTGGAAATCCAATGAAAATCAGATATAGGGGCATTGCCCCGCTGCGCTATTCCAAACTGCTGCGGCTGCTCTTCGTCATCGGAGGAGGACTGCTCGCTGCAGTAGGGCTTGAATTGTTCCTGATGCCGCATAAGCTGCTTCCCGGTGGAATTGCCGGATTGTCCGCCCTGCTGTCACATATCACGGAAATGCGCCTTGGCTTATTCCTGTTTCTGTTCAATCTTCCGTTCATTCTGATGTCGCGCAGTCAGATTAATCTGCGGTTCGCACTGTATACCATGCTCGGATTGGTTGGCCTGACCGCTGGCTCACTGGCTCTGCATCACTTCCCTGCGGCCATCAGCGAGCCGTTACCCGCTGCTATCGCCGGAGGGCTGTGTCTGGGATTCGGACTGGGTATTTCAGTCCGCTTCGGCGGGATTACGAGCGGCAGCGAGAAGCAGGGTGTCGCCCTGCTGAACGGCGGTCCGCCCAAATCGGCTGAAATGTCAATTATGCTGTTCAACTGTGTCATTCTGCTCTTTGGCGGATCTTTATTCGGCTGGGATCAGGCGATGTACAGCATTATTGCCTACCTCCTGGCCTTTGAAGCACTGCGCTTCTCCTTAAGGGATCTGTCCCTCTCACAGGCAGTCTGGATCACAAGCAGCAACGTTGAAGAGATCCGCCGCAAGCTTCAGCAGTCCCTCGACCGTGAGGTTAAGCTTGTGAAATCCTCCGGCCCCGAGGGCCAGCCGGGTACGGTCTTCTGCCTGGCGAGCAGACTGGAGGAAGAGGAGCTCGCTTCCATTGTGCACGGCTGTGACCAGGACAGCAAGATTGTAATCAATACAGCCCGGAACAACCGGATTTCAGCGCTTTTCCGCCATAAGCCGCCGGGATGATTATCCGTTACCGGCCCGTGAACAGTATTCTGCTTCATATCAAAAAGCGTTCCCGCCTATTTCCGGCGGGAACGCTTTTTGATTATGATCCGCTCCTGGAGCAGCCCCGCTATTTCAGCGGAACATTCCCCACAGCCGGATCAAATGAAAGGTATTGCTCGGATCAATTTTCTGGGCGATCACGAATTTCACGATTTGCTCTTCCTGCGCCGAAGTCAGCTTCTCATTCAGCACTGCTGAAGCATTGCGCACCAGCCTCCGTACAACAGCTGTATCCTGCAGCTCCTGCCGCGATATTCCGTTGATCATATTCTTGATGCGTTCCTTAACCGCCGGATTCTTCATCTTCAGCTTAATACGCTCCACCAACTGGGGACTGATTCCGAATTGCTGATAACCCAAGCCCAGCACCTCCCGTCATATCAATCATTCACAGTATATGAGGGCCGGGGGCCGCATGTGCCTAATCAGTCAATTAAATCCCCCTGGAAAATTTGCTCCTGCTGCAGATAGCCGCGCAGCGGGGCATAATCAGCGGAGGTCCAGAAATCGGCAGCCCGCAGCAGCTCTGCGGCATCATCCCTTGCCTGCTCCAGAATCTCGAAATCAGCCGTCATATCAGCCAGGCGGAATTCCGGCAGCCCGCTCTGCTTCGTCCCGAAGAAGTCTCCCGGGCCCCGCAGCTCCAGATCCCGGCGCGACACCTCGAAGCCGTCATCCGTATCGGT encodes:
- a CDS encoding calcium-translocating P-type ATPase, SERCA-type — encoded protein: MEPAEVLRRLESREEGLSAEEAARLLERYGKNMLQEVKPKSLLAKFIEQFKNVMIFILLVAAVLSGILGEWTDTVIILLVVVLNAVLGVIQENKAEQALEALKSMSSPQARVRRGAQVTEIKSEELVPGDIVLLEAGNVVPADLRLLEAASLKTEEAALTGESLPSEKRSQALEGSDLVIGDRTNMAYMSSSVTYGRGVGVVTATGMNTEVGRIAGFISEAENEVTPLQKKLDELGKYFTFIILGVCVVIFVIGWLEGRELLDMLLTSISLAVAAIPEGLPAIVTIILALGVQRMAKRKAIIRKLPAVETLGSTEIICSDKTGTLTLNKMTVEKLYVDGEIVEADSKLNETPDGGLLLQAMTLCNDSSIDEGKGTDGAKGAATEAGPGSGGATRSGKAIIGDPTETALVDYALSIGMDKRELEKRYPRVDELPFDSDRKLMTTIHRLENGIFRVLTKGAPDVLVSRCSHISIHGEIIPLTEEHIRSITASNKGMADEALRVLAFAYRDHEQQPAEPSPDATEQKLVFIGLSGMIDPPREEVRDAVAVCRRAGIRPVMITGDHRDTAAAIATRLGIIEDDKAVLTGSELDGISEEDFAARVADYSVYARVSPEHKVRIVKAWRQKGKIVAMTGDGVNDAPALKSADIGVGMGITGTDVAKGVSDMVLADDNFTTIVVAVEEGRKVYSNIRKAIQFLLSANLGEVLTLFIATLVGWRILEPIHILWINLVTDTLPALALGLEKADRDVMSKKPRQSGSSIFAGGVGISIIYQGLLEAALTLLVFYWAHTHYDEGVAVTMAFATLGLLQITHAFNVRSNTKSLFQIGLFSNRFMLGASVISGLLLVLVIIIPGLNGWFGVQHLSGLQWGIVCGAALAIVILVELVKLVVRISGRSRNWE
- a CDS encoding DUF2500 domain-containing protein, yielding MNSAILSSSRGFFFEGPILLKLVLLLITGYIAYTIVKAMKTWMTNNASPLQSRLVTAVTKRIEVWGGRGHAQANTSYYVTFEFHDGTRMELEVKAKAFAQIVEGDRGQLSYQGTRFKGFVRAGTI
- a CDS encoding YitT family protein — encoded protein: MKIRYRGIAPLRYSKLLRLLFVIGGGLLAAVGLELFLMPHKLLPGGIAGLSALLSHITEMRLGLFLFLFNLPFILMSRSQINLRFALYTMLGLVGLTAGSLALHHFPAAISEPLPAAIAGGLCLGFGLGISVRFGGITSGSEKQGVALLNGGPPKSAEMSIMLFNCVILLFGGSLFGWDQAMYSIIAYLLAFEALRFSLRDLSLSQAVWITSSNVEEIRRKLQQSLDREVKLVKSSGPEGQPGTVFCLASRLEEEELASIVHGCDQDSKIVINTARNNRISALFRHKPPG
- a CDS encoding stage VI sporulation protein F translates to MGYQQFGISPQLVERIKLKMKNPAVKERIKNMINGISRQELQDTAVVRRLVRNASAVLNEKLTSAQEEQIVKFVIAQKIDPSNTFHLIRLWGMFR